Proteins from one Bacteroides zhangwenhongii genomic window:
- a CDS encoding SusF/SusE family outer membrane protein → MKTIYNYLLLIVGFFFTVLLNSCDAEKELKVVETGDASLYEQIYILGYGAENNFDSNLAVPMEKTSNPNIFTCQIELRYYGDNKQFKFCTARGDWDKIYYIIPSSGVVGGKSYAYTTFGENAPNNARLCSELTGDLEDHFWGIHEGEDGIYDITINVKDMTVTVVLVKKLDEKEFELNQLFIIGDATPAGWDINNPYPMENISPNVFQYEGALRQGEMKCPINNNGKYEDEFLMPVVAGTVINKSGVADVAVEYVPTGNPDSKWNIETPGNYRIIVDASKGKKNITITATWLSEIELGPELYMLGNASGKWNSPDGLYMDSSDGNIFTWEGEIHYNTENKQFKFCTEKGEWDQVDFLVPENATADGYIEVIQPGTYRLQRCSQGEGTLKDAFFGIPEEGSAVYKIIVDVESLTVTLEKVRDLDKPEINELYIQGVAGNSGTDSNDPGVQLIYDEASKRFSWEGELYYTEAEGNRQFNFITSKGNWDQVVFLIPEKGDSDGYRELVEDSGIYRMKKVQGPGNPLAASWGISLENSGKYRIEVDVEGMTLYVFKIE, encoded by the coding sequence ATGAAGACAATATATAATTACCTATTATTGATAGTGGGATTCTTCTTCACAGTGTTGCTGAATAGCTGTGATGCAGAAAAGGAACTAAAGGTTGTTGAAACGGGTGATGCTTCACTCTATGAACAGATTTATATTCTTGGTTATGGGGCAGAAAACAATTTTGATTCTAATTTGGCTGTTCCGATGGAAAAAACATCTAATCCGAATATATTTACTTGTCAAATAGAATTGCGTTATTACGGTGACAATAAACAATTTAAATTTTGTACTGCACGAGGTGATTGGGATAAAATTTATTATATCATCCCTTCCTCAGGCGTGGTGGGTGGAAAATCTTATGCTTATACTACATTTGGAGAGAATGCACCTAATAATGCACGTCTTTGTTCAGAACTGACCGGAGATCTTGAAGACCATTTTTGGGGTATTCATGAAGGAGAAGATGGTATTTACGATATCACTATTAATGTGAAAGATATGACGGTAACTGTTGTATTAGTAAAGAAACTTGATGAAAAAGAGTTTGAACTAAATCAACTTTTTATTATTGGAGATGCTACCCCGGCTGGTTGGGATATTAATAATCCCTATCCAATGGAAAATATTTCACCAAATGTGTTTCAGTATGAAGGAGCGCTTAGACAGGGGGAGATGAAATGCCCTATTAATAATAATGGAAAATATGAAGATGAGTTTCTTATGCCTGTTGTAGCGGGAACAGTCATAAATAAATCGGGTGTTGCTGACGTAGCTGTGGAGTATGTGCCTACCGGTAATCCTGATAGCAAATGGAACATTGAGACCCCCGGCAATTATAGAATTATAGTAGACGCTTCGAAGGGTAAAAAGAACATTACTATTACTGCGACTTGGCTTAGTGAAATTGAATTAGGACCAGAACTTTATATGCTTGGAAATGCATCTGGCAAATGGAATTCACCTGATGGGCTATATATGGATTCGTCCGATGGGAATATCTTCACTTGGGAGGGAGAAATCCATTATAATACAGAAAATAAGCAGTTCAAATTTTGTACAGAAAAAGGTGAATGGGACCAAGTTGATTTTCTTGTTCCGGAAAATGCTACTGCTGACGGGTATATCGAAGTCATACAGCCTGGAACCTATAGGTTGCAACGTTGCTCACAAGGTGAAGGTACACTAAAAGATGCATTTTTCGGAATACCGGAAGAAGGTAGTGCCGTATACAAAATTATAGTGGATGTTGAATCCTTAACAGTTACGTTAGAAAAGGTTCGCGATCTTGACAAACCAGAGATTAACGAATTGTATATACAGGGGGTTGCGGGTAATTCTGGTACTGATTCAAATGATCCGGGAGTACAATTGATATATGATGAGGCATCCAAACGTTTTAGTTGGGAAGGTGAACTTTATTATACTGAGGCAGAAGGAAATCGTCAATTCAATTTCATTACATCTAAAGGAAATTGGGATCAAGTGGTTTTCCTTATACCAGAAAAAGGCGATAGTGATGGATATCGTGAGTTAGTAGAAGACAGTGGCATTTATAGGATGAAGAAAGTTCAGGGACCTGGTAATCCGTTGGCTGCGTCATGGGGTATTTCTCTAGAAAACAGTGGAAAATATCGAATCGAAGTCGATGTCGAGGGAATGACACTTTACGTGTTCAAGATAGAGTAA
- a CDS encoding alpha-galactosidase: protein MNIRSIFLCGLVFVSVVVSARDSRFTRHGAGPLYWMAYEQCFVTDSPLAEDRYQKSVDWVAKNFLSYGYDMVCTDGWIERAQTVNENGYITKYNDAWSHDFAYWIDYNKKKGLKTGIYYDPLWMSRKAYENNLPVKGSTKTTRDIKGNVNFNDYLYWVDTDKEGAEQWIKGYVRYFIDLGFSFLRIDFLNYYEDAYGTERYVKALRWIKEEAGDEIFISLVMPNCFDHAANEIPYGDLFRISEDVFGGGWDFISNRRRGIQQDRWAQWGNAFDGFVGFSDVAARGQIMMDGDFIRLNTCESDTERQFWVSLMAITGSPIAIADQYDTANGCERFYQNEEILALNKMGFSARPMSGNPSEIASSKWVGQLPNGEWIVGLFNREEEASNMSINFLRDLGIKEGKVSNIRDLWTHSDLGAFEGAYKVNIPAHGCRILRITSSCKRYQAEVAALRGSVKVQK, encoded by the coding sequence ATGAATATTAGAAGTATATTTTTGTGTGGACTTGTTTTTGTTTCAGTAGTAGTCAGTGCTCGTGATAGTAGATTTACGAGACATGGCGCTGGTCCTCTTTATTGGATGGCCTACGAACAGTGTTTTGTAACTGATAGCCCATTGGCCGAGGATCGTTATCAAAAATCGGTAGATTGGGTAGCCAAGAATTTTCTCTCTTACGGTTATGATATGGTATGCACTGATGGTTGGATTGAAAGAGCACAAACTGTAAATGAAAATGGATATATAACGAAGTATAATGACGCTTGGAGTCATGATTTTGCCTATTGGATCGATTATAACAAGAAGAAAGGTTTGAAAACAGGGATTTATTACGATCCGTTGTGGATGTCGAGAAAAGCTTATGAGAACAATTTACCAGTGAAAGGCTCTACAAAGACCACTCGTGATATCAAGGGAAATGTTAATTTTAATGATTATCTTTATTGGGTAGATACAGATAAGGAGGGTGCTGAACAGTGGATTAAAGGGTATGTACGTTATTTTATTGATCTTGGATTCTCATTTCTTAGAATAGATTTTCTGAACTATTACGAAGATGCTTATGGTACAGAACGTTATGTGAAGGCTCTTCGTTGGATTAAGGAAGAAGCGGGTGATGAAATTTTTATCTCTTTGGTAATGCCCAATTGTTTCGATCATGCCGCTAACGAAATTCCATACGGTGATCTTTTTCGTATTAGTGAGGATGTTTTCGGTGGGGGATGGGATTTTATCAGTAATCGTCGTCGTGGCATTCAACAAGACCGTTGGGCACAGTGGGGCAATGCTTTTGATGGTTTTGTTGGATTTAGTGATGTAGCCGCCCGTGGGCAAATCATGATGGATGGCGACTTTATTAGGTTAAATACTTGTGAAAGTGATACAGAACGTCAGTTTTGGGTATCACTAATGGCTATAACCGGTTCGCCCATAGCTATTGCCGATCAGTATGATACAGCTAATGGGTGTGAGCGTTTTTATCAAAACGAGGAAATTCTGGCACTTAATAAAATGGGATTTAGTGCACGTCCAATGTCGGGTAATCCATCAGAAATTGCAAGCTCGAAATGGGTGGGGCAATTGCCTAATGGTGAGTGGATTGTTGGATTGTTCAACAGAGAGGAAGAAGCTTCAAATATGTCTATTAACTTTTTGCGTGATTTAGGTATTAAAGAAGGAAAAGTTAGTAATATACGTGATCTTTGGACTCATTCTGATTTAGGTGCTTTTGAAGGTGCTTATAAAGTTAACATACCTGCACATGGATGTCGTATTCTTCGTATCACATCTTCATGCAAACGTTATCAGGCTGAAGTTGCTGCTCTACGTGGCAGTGTAAAAGTTCAAAAGTAA
- a CDS encoding CBM35 domain-containing protein — protein MKKIIFSFFIAITVGLMSCKNDWTIDDADLPPIAENSDGFGYVGNFTGEGASVLFAVEVPVTGDYTVIVRGRASSDIPGAGVFKVNGDEKQISFDEQYVWKDQTVTVRLNQGVNDVDICKGSGNGMFFIDYIELK, from the coding sequence ATGAAAAAGATTATATTTTCCTTTTTTATAGCGATAACAGTAGGACTGATGTCTTGCAAAAACGATTGGACAATAGACGATGCGGATTTACCGCCGATAGCGGAGAACTCTGACGGGTTTGGTTATGTGGGTAATTTTACGGGTGAAGGCGCTTCTGTGCTCTTTGCTGTTGAGGTACCTGTGACTGGCGATTATACAGTTATTGTGCGAGGACGTGCTTCCTCTGATATTCCGGGTGCTGGTGTTTTTAAGGTAAACGGAGATGAGAAGCAGATTTCTTTTGATGAACAATATGTTTGGAAAGATCAGACTGTAACTGTAAGACTTAACCAAGGCGTGAATGATGTTGATATCTGTAAGGGTAGTGGTAATGGTATGTTCTTTATTGATTATATTGAATTGAAATGA
- a CDS encoding glycoside hydrolase family 97 protein, with translation MIHKIFISCFFVLCSSMLMMGSNTHHIASPDGHIIVTFEVSKKGEIFYRIVRGGEVVLSQSRLGLKLKDVPDMITGFSVASIRRNTVSESWNPVWGEESVIENNYNEMALDLVQKKIAPGREISVVFRVFNDGVGFRYEFPRQAQLGDFVIMDELTEFTFADNHTSWSLPVEGIRFYEGLFRELPIDKIGWASTPVTIRTDKGLHIALHEANLTDFAAMNVRATPGSNVLRAALTPWSSGEKVFVTGVRVSPWRTLIIADNASNMMLSRLMLNLNEPCRIMDTSWIKPQRYLGVWWCYHMKTHTWYDGPQHGATTENTIRYMDFAAKNNFGGVLVEGWNPDWKSWNFDYVHPYKDFDITHINNYGRSKGVALIGHHETGGRIANYERQMEDAFKLYRQNGMHYVKTGYVGDLLDNKEYHSSQFGVRHYRKVIETAAKYQIAIDNHEPVIPTGLQRTWPNLMTQEGVRGQEWNAWNEEGGNPPEHTVTLPFTRGLAGPMDFTPVIFNFENDAMPQTHPNTTLAKQLALFVILYSPLQMAADMIENYENNPGPFQFVCDCPTDWDKTTYPEAEIGKYITVARKSKGHDSWYLATATGAEARIANISLSFLDANSKYKAIIYRDGCDADWERNPYPVEIETREVTANTTLSIPVARGGGAVAKLFKI, from the coding sequence ATGATACATAAAATTTTTATTAGTTGCTTCTTTGTATTATGTTCGAGCATGTTGATGATGGGTAGTAATACCCATCATATAGCATCCCCGGATGGGCATATAATAGTGACGTTCGAGGTTTCTAAAAAAGGGGAGATCTTTTATCGGATTGTTCGTGGCGGAGAAGTAGTGTTGTCGCAATCGAGATTGGGCTTGAAGCTAAAAGACGTTCCTGACATGATTACCGGATTTTCAGTTGCTAGTATTCGGCGTAATACTGTTTCGGAATCGTGGAATCCGGTATGGGGTGAAGAATCGGTAATTGAAAATAACTATAATGAGATGGCGCTTGATCTCGTGCAGAAGAAAATAGCTCCAGGTCGTGAGATTAGTGTTGTATTTCGCGTATTTAATGATGGTGTCGGATTTCGTTATGAATTTCCGCGTCAAGCACAATTGGGTGACTTTGTAATCATGGATGAACTTACCGAATTTACTTTTGCAGATAACCATACGAGTTGGTCACTTCCAGTAGAAGGGATACGTTTTTACGAAGGTCTATTTCGTGAACTCCCTATAGATAAGATAGGATGGGCGAGTACTCCGGTCACCATACGTACTGACAAAGGATTGCATATAGCACTTCATGAAGCTAATTTGACAGATTTCGCTGCTATGAATGTACGAGCTACACCGGGAAGTAATGTACTTCGTGCTGCGCTTACACCATGGAGTAGTGGTGAAAAGGTATTTGTTACTGGTGTACGGGTAAGTCCATGGCGTACACTGATAATCGCTGACAATGCCAGTAACATGATGCTTTCACGTCTCATGCTTAATTTGAATGAACCTTGTCGGATAATGGATACTTCGTGGATAAAGCCGCAACGCTATCTTGGTGTTTGGTGGTGTTACCACATGAAAACTCACACATGGTATGATGGACCACAGCATGGAGCTACAACAGAAAATACTATTCGTTATATGGATTTCGCTGCTAAAAATAATTTTGGTGGAGTATTGGTGGAAGGTTGGAATCCAGATTGGAAGTCATGGAATTTTGATTATGTACATCCGTATAAGGATTTTGACATTACACATATTAATAATTATGGACGTAGTAAAGGAGTTGCACTTATTGGCCATCATGAAACGGGTGGGCGAATTGCTAATTATGAAAGGCAGATGGAAGATGCATTTAAACTTTATCGGCAAAATGGAATGCACTATGTCAAAACCGGTTATGTTGGAGATTTGCTAGATAATAAAGAATACCATAGTAGTCAGTTTGGGGTGAGACATTACCGTAAGGTGATTGAGACTGCCGCCAAATATCAGATTGCCATCGACAATCATGAGCCTGTCATTCCCACAGGGTTACAACGTACTTGGCCGAACTTAATGACTCAAGAAGGAGTACGCGGACAAGAATGGAATGCATGGAATGAAGAAGGTGGTAATCCGCCGGAACATACAGTGACTTTACCATTCACCCGGGGATTGGCTGGCCCTATGGATTTTACTCCGGTTATATTCAATTTTGAGAATGACGCAATGCCACAGACACATCCCAATACAACACTTGCCAAGCAACTGGCACTGTTTGTGATTCTCTATTCGCCGCTTCAAATGGCTGCTGATATGATTGAAAATTACGAGAATAATCCTGGTCCATTTCAATTTGTTTGTGATTGTCCTACCGATTGGGATAAAACGACTTATCCGGAAGCTGAGATTGGGAAATATATAACTGTTGCCCGTAAAAGTAAAGGTCATGATTCTTGGTATTTGGCTACTGCTACTGGTGCAGAAGCCCGTATAGCTAATATCAGTCTTTCTTTTCTAGATGCTAACAGTAAATATAAGGCTATTATTTATCGCGATGGATGTGATGCTGATTGGGAAAGGAATCCTTATCCGGTAGAGATTGAAACTCGTGAAGTAACTGCTAATACGACGCTTTCAATTCCTGTTGCTCGTGGCGGTGGTGCTGTTGCAAAATTATTTAAAATATAA
- a CDS encoding glycoside hydrolase family 97 protein, with protein MITQLFKSLSLAFCLACTTSAFAEQLFSSPDGNLKMNFSLSSEGRPTYALYYKGKTVIKPSGLGFMLKNSDQLFEKFKMTAVTNDSLNETWQPVWGEESVIRNHYNEVLVDLRQADTNRLMSIRFRLFNDGLGFRYEFPQQRELSYFVITDECTEFAMSGDMTAYWIPGDYDTQEYDYTRSRLSEIRGLMEKSISDNLSQTSFSPTGVQTSLMLKTDDGLYINLHEAALVNYPAMHLNLDDKNYVFKSWLTPDVNGEMAYMQSACYTPWRTIIVSDDARDILASRITLNLNEPCKLKDTSWIFPTKYIGVWWEMITGKSDWSYTWDFPNIHLGKTDYTHAKPHGRHGATTKKVKRYIDFAAEHGFDAVLVEGWNIGWEDWFGNFKEDVFDFVTPYPDFNLPEIRDYAKSRGIKMIMHHETSGAVRNYERRMDQAYQFMVDNGYKAVKSGYVGDIIPKGEHHYTQRMVNHYQYAVEKAADYKIMVNAHEAVRPTGLCRTWPNLISNESARGSEYQAFGGSKPSHTTILPFTRLIGGPMDYTPGLFENDITKYNSDKKSWVNTTLAHQLSLYVTMSSPLQMAADLPETYEKYLDAFQFIKDVALDWDKSYYLEAEPMEYITVARCAKNTDNWFVGGTNGEVPRIATIDFSFLPTGQKYIATIYRDGKKAHYRNNPTDYVIETKTVTNKTTLKISTASGGGFAISLVPKAS; from the coding sequence ATGATAACTCAACTATTTAAATCTTTAAGTTTGGCATTTTGCTTGGCATGTACAACCTCAGCTTTTGCCGAACAGCTATTTTCATCGCCTGACGGCAATCTGAAAATGAATTTTTCTTTATCTTCAGAAGGGCGTCCGACTTATGCGTTGTATTATAAGGGGAAAACTGTTATAAAGCCAAGTGGACTTGGATTTATGCTAAAAAACTCAGACCAATTATTTGAAAAGTTTAAAATGACTGCTGTAACAAATGATTCGTTGAATGAAACGTGGCAACCTGTATGGGGAGAAGAATCGGTCATACGTAATCATTACAATGAAGTGCTAGTAGATCTCAGGCAAGCGGATACCAATCGTCTAATGTCTATACGTTTTAGACTTTTTAATGATGGACTCGGTTTTCGATATGAGTTCCCACAGCAGCGCGAATTAAGTTATTTTGTTATCACAGACGAGTGCACGGAGTTTGCTATGTCGGGTGATATGACGGCCTATTGGATTCCAGGAGATTATGATACACAGGAATATGATTACACACGTAGTCGGCTTTCGGAAATACGTGGATTAATGGAAAAATCGATTTCTGACAACTTGTCACAGACGTCTTTTTCGCCTACTGGAGTACAAACTTCATTGATGTTAAAGACCGATGATGGTTTATATATTAATCTTCATGAAGCTGCTTTAGTTAATTATCCGGCTATGCACCTCAATCTTGATGATAAAAATTATGTATTTAAGTCATGGCTTACGCCCGATGTCAATGGGGAGATGGCATATATGCAAAGTGCCTGCTATACACCTTGGCGCACCATCATTGTCTCCGATGATGCCCGTGACATTCTCGCCTCCCGTATCACGCTCAATCTTAATGAACCATGTAAACTCAAGGACACTTCATGGATATTTCCTACCAAGTATATTGGTGTTTGGTGGGAGATGATTACTGGGAAAAGCGATTGGAGCTATACATGGGATTTTCCTAATATTCATCTTGGAAAAACAGATTATACCCATGCTAAGCCTCATGGACGTCATGGGGCTACTACAAAGAAAGTGAAACGATATATAGATTTTGCAGCGGAACATGGTTTTGACGCCGTGCTAGTTGAGGGATGGAATATCGGTTGGGAAGATTGGTTTGGTAATTTTAAGGAAGATGTATTTGATTTTGTTACCCCCTATCCTGATTTTAATTTGCCTGAAATACGGGATTATGCCAAGTCCAGAGGCATAAAGATGATTATGCATCACGAAACATCTGGTGCTGTACGCAATTATGAACGTCGTATGGATCAAGCATATCAGTTTATGGTGGATAATGGATATAAGGCTGTTAAAAGTGGTTATGTTGGTGATATAATACCCAAAGGTGAACATCATTATACTCAGCGAATGGTTAATCATTATCAGTATGCTGTTGAAAAGGCTGCTGATTACAAGATTATGGTAAATGCTCATGAGGCAGTACGTCCTACTGGTCTTTGCCGAACATGGCCCAACCTTATTAGTAATGAGTCTGCACGTGGATCTGAGTATCAGGCTTTTGGAGGAAGTAAGCCGAGCCATACAACGATACTACCATTTACCCGTCTTATTGGTGGTCCGATGGATTATACTCCGGGGTTGTTTGAGAATGATATAACAAAATATAATTCTGATAAAAAATCGTGGGTGAATACTACACTTGCCCACCAGCTCTCGTTATATGTCACAATGTCAAGTCCGCTTCAGATGGCTGCCGATCTTCCGGAAACTTATGAGAAATATCTCGACGCTTTTCAGTTTATTAAAGATGTGGCCCTTGATTGGGATAAAAGTTATTACCTTGAAGCTGAACCAATGGAATATATAACTGTAGCTCGATGTGCAAAGAATACTGACAATTGGTTTGTAGGTGGTACTAACGGTGAAGTTCCTCGTATTGCGACAATTGATTTTTCATTTCTTCCTACAGGGCAAAAGTATATTGCTACGATTTATCGTGATGGTAAGAAGGCTCATTATCGTAATAATCCCACAGATTATGTGATTGAGACAAAGACTGTCACTAATAAAACAACGTTGAAAATTAGCACTGCATCTGGTGGAGGTTTTGCTATTTCACTTGTACCGAAAGCTTCTTAG
- a CDS encoding helix-turn-helix domain-containing protein gives MGAAKFEITRKCKICGEPFVAKTITSWYCSPRCSKVAFKRRKDEEKRNERLDAIAKAIPNDQEYITVPEAYSLFGISKETLYRQIRKGVIPSVNVGQRQTRVSKETLMEMYPLRKSLLKKQSKPIPKLYSLEPKDCYTIQQACEKYHMNDSTLYLQIRKFSIPTRQIGNFVYVPKKGIDNLYK, from the coding sequence ATGGGTGCAGCAAAGTTTGAGATAACAAGGAAATGCAAGATTTGCGGTGAGCCATTCGTCGCAAAGACTATCACGTCTTGGTATTGCTCACCAAGATGTTCTAAAGTTGCATTTAAGCGCAGGAAAGATGAAGAGAAAAGAAATGAACGTTTGGATGCTATAGCCAAAGCTATTCCCAATGACCAGGAGTACATAACAGTTCCCGAAGCCTATTCTTTGTTTGGCATCAGTAAGGAAACCCTTTATCGCCAAATCCGAAAGGGCGTTATTCCAAGTGTTAATGTAGGGCAACGCCAAACACGGGTAAGCAAAGAAACGCTTATGGAGATGTACCCTCTAAGGAAGAGTCTGCTTAAAAAGCAGTCCAAGCCCATTCCCAAGCTGTATAGTTTGGAACCAAAGGATTGCTACACGATACAGCAAGCGTGTGAGAAATATCACATGAATGACAGTACACTCTATCTTCAAATCAGAAAGTTTTCAATTCCTACTCGGCAAATCGGCAATTTCGTATATGTGCCCAAAAAGGGAATAGACAATCTCTATAAATAA
- a CDS encoding PDDEXK nuclease domain-containing protein, translating to MNFEALVKHISTIQNTLQAQAAHAVNLALTSRNWLMGCYIVEFEQNGEDRAAYGEQLLKKLEQRLKTKGLNERRFREFRRLYLVYPQLKEPVTQYIASQIQIRQSLTAEFTEPIRRLVTAESENGVWKLSTEYPQTETWMIPADRLFNRLSSTHLNTISGIENPVKRAFYEMETMRGCWSVKELERQIASLYYERSGLSKNKEALSALVQQQATLLQPKDVINTPVTLEFLGLNERALVTENDLEQSILDNLQRFLLEMGHGFCFEARQKRILIDEDYFFADLVFYHRILKCHVIVELKIDKFHHEYASQLNMYLNYFKAEVMQPDDNPPIGILLCTEKGDTLVKYATAGLDPNIFVQKYRIELPTEEEIKEFISSSNYESYKL from the coding sequence ATGAACTTTGAAGCATTAGTAAAACATATCAGCACGATACAGAACACGTTGCAGGCACAAGCCGCACACGCTGTAAACCTTGCCCTTACTTCCCGTAACTGGCTTATGGGGTGCTATATCGTGGAGTTTGAGCAGAACGGAGAAGACCGTGCCGCCTACGGTGAACAATTGTTGAAAAAACTGGAACAACGACTGAAAACAAAAGGTCTGAACGAACGTAGATTCCGTGAATTTAGGCGGCTGTACCTCGTTTATCCACAACTAAAAGAACCTGTTACACAATACATTGCATCACAAATTCAAATTCGGCAGTCATTGACCGCCGAATTCACTGAACCAATTCGGCGGTTGGTGACCGCCGAATCTGAAAATGGCGTTTGGAAACTATCAACAGAATACCCACAAACCGAAACGTGGATGATTCCGGCTGATAGATTATTCAACAGATTATCTTCCACCCATTTAAATACCATATCGGGAATTGAGAACCCGGTAAAACGTGCTTTCTATGAAATGGAAACCATGCGTGGCTGCTGGTCTGTAAAGGAGTTAGAGCGACAAATCGCATCTTTATATTACGAACGTAGCGGACTATCCAAAAACAAAGAAGCCCTCTCCGCTTTAGTCCAGCAACAAGCAACCTTATTACAACCTAAAGATGTTATCAATACCCCTGTTACTTTGGAGTTCTTAGGGTTGAATGAACGTGCATTAGTGACGGAAAACGATTTGGAACAATCCATTCTTGACAACTTGCAACGCTTCCTATTGGAAATGGGACATGGCTTCTGCTTTGAAGCCCGGCAAAAACGCATCTTGATTGATGAAGATTATTTCTTTGCCGACCTTGTGTTCTATCATCGTATTTTGAAATGTCATGTTATTGTAGAATTGAAGATAGACAAGTTCCACCATGAGTATGCTTCGCAACTAAATATGTATCTGAACTATTTCAAAGCGGAAGTGATGCAGCCGGATGATAATCCACCTATCGGTATTCTGCTTTGCACTGAAAAGGGAGATACATTAGTAAAGTATGCCACTGCCGGATTAGACCCAAATATCTTTGTACAGAAGTATAGGATAGAACTTCCAACAGAAGAAGAAATAAAAGAGTTCATTTCTTCCTCAAACTATGAGAGTTACAAACTTTAA
- a CDS encoding site-specific integrase, which yields MAKLENKTKENPKLEQNKLSDGRISLYLEYYLGREEKPVLDKNGNQVYYDSGKMQGKPKFAVKHNRRKENLSLYLIDKPRTPAERQQNKETLELATKIRAEREQEFKESMLGYRLKKDRTVNFLDYFQAYINSYTKKDIRMVQIALSRFKDFLKEQYPMNEFSIKPELITKEMMEQFVAYLQSRSVGEGAKSIYQRFKKVIRYAIDHDVMLKDPCKSVTCKVDSQMLRKDVLSPEEIQKLAACHYDNENPNVRRAFIFCLYCGLRFCDVKDLTYKNVDYANRLLKFEQSKTKGHSASSGVVIPLNDGLLSIIGEAPADKNCLIFDLPTYESCCKSVKRWVKRAGIDKHISWHCARHSFAVNILNNGANIKTVASLLGHSGLKHTEKYTRAVDKLKEEAINSLPELKF from the coding sequence ATGGCAAAGTTAGAAAATAAAACGAAAGAAAACCCCAAGTTAGAACAAAATAAGCTCTCGGATGGTAGAATTAGCCTTTACTTAGAGTATTATTTAGGTAGAGAGGAAAAGCCCGTATTAGATAAAAACGGCAATCAAGTGTACTATGATAGTGGAAAGATGCAAGGTAAGCCCAAGTTTGCAGTAAAGCACAACAGGCGAAAAGAAAACCTTAGTCTGTATCTGATAGATAAGCCCCGTACCCCTGCAGAACGTCAGCAGAACAAAGAAACGTTGGAGCTTGCTACAAAGATACGTGCGGAGCGTGAACAGGAGTTTAAAGAAAGTATGTTGGGCTATCGGTTAAAAAAAGATAGAACGGTCAATTTCTTAGACTATTTCCAAGCCTATATCAACAGTTATACCAAGAAAGATATTCGCATGGTACAAATTGCACTTAGCCGTTTTAAGGACTTCTTAAAAGAGCAATACCCCATGAATGAGTTTAGTATCAAACCGGAACTTATCACCAAAGAAATGATGGAGCAGTTTGTAGCCTACCTGCAATCCCGAAGTGTAGGTGAAGGGGCTAAAAGCATTTACCAGCGTTTCAAGAAAGTTATTCGATATGCGATTGACCACGATGTAATGTTGAAAGACCCATGCAAAAGTGTTACCTGCAAAGTGGATAGCCAAATGCTTCGGAAAGATGTTCTTTCTCCCGAAGAAATACAAAAGTTGGCGGCTTGCCATTATGACAACGAGAACCCGAATGTCAGACGTGCTTTTATCTTCTGCTTATACTGCGGTCTGCGTTTCTGTGATGTAAAAGACCTTACCTATAAGAATGTGGATTACGCTAATCGGTTATTGAAATTTGAGCAAAGTAAGACAAAGGGACATTCTGCCAGTAGTGGTGTAGTTATTCCCCTGAATGATGGTCTATTGTCTATCATTGGTGAAGCCCCGGCAGATAAAAACTGCTTGATATTCGATTTACCTACTTACGAAAGCTGCTGTAAATCAGTAAAACGTTGGGTAAAGAGAGCCGGAATAGACAAACATATAAGCTGGCATTGTGCCCGACATTCGTTTGCCGTGAACATTCTGAACAATGGGGCAAATATCAAAACCGTAGCCAGCCTTTTAGGGCATAGCGGATTGAAGCATACGGAGAAATACACCCGTGCGGTGGATAAATTGAAAGAGGAAGCAATAAACAGCTTGCCCGAACTAAAGTTTTAA